A genomic segment from Nonomuraea helvata encodes:
- a CDS encoding sugar ABC transporter permease, producing MSTLTTDRQDERLQDRDGLRGALADVLDRARGGDLGVIPVVVGLVVIWTVLQVLNPIFLSSANLVNLTLESAAVGIISLGIVCVLLVGQIDLSVGSVSGLSGAVLAVLFVGQGLPVWLSIAAAVIMGAVIGWVYGQLFNRFGVPSFVITLAGLLAFLGLQLYVLGTKGSINLPFDSGLVNFAQLDFVPAWLSYTFAVIAAVWLFGSGYLHAQQRRKAGLSARSVSVLAVRSAALLVVLAFVVWYLGQTRGVGWMFVFFVALVLIMHYLLSRTKWGRAVYAVGGNVEAARRAGINVKAIYTSVFVLCSTFAAVGGILAAARLAAANQSSGTGDVNLNAIAAAVIGGTSLFGGRGTAFGALLGIIVIQSISSGLTLLNLDSSIRFVVTGAVLLLAVIVDSVSRRSRTSHGRA from the coding sequence ATGAGCACTTTGACGACAGACCGCCAGGACGAGCGGCTCCAGGACCGCGACGGGCTGCGCGGCGCGCTCGCCGACGTGCTCGACCGCGCCCGAGGCGGCGACCTCGGCGTCATCCCCGTCGTGGTCGGGCTCGTGGTCATCTGGACGGTGCTGCAGGTCCTGAACCCGATCTTCCTGTCCAGCGCGAACCTGGTGAACCTCACGCTGGAGTCCGCCGCCGTCGGCATCATCTCGCTCGGCATCGTGTGCGTGCTGCTCGTGGGCCAGATCGACCTGTCCGTAGGCTCGGTCAGCGGACTGTCGGGCGCGGTGCTCGCGGTCCTGTTCGTGGGCCAGGGGCTGCCGGTCTGGCTGTCCATCGCGGCCGCGGTGATCATGGGTGCGGTCATCGGCTGGGTGTACGGCCAGCTGTTCAACAGGTTCGGCGTGCCGAGCTTCGTGATCACGCTGGCCGGCCTGCTGGCCTTCCTCGGGCTCCAGCTGTACGTGTTGGGCACCAAGGGCTCGATCAACCTGCCGTTCGACTCGGGCCTGGTGAACTTCGCGCAGCTCGACTTCGTGCCGGCCTGGCTGTCGTACACGTTCGCGGTCATCGCGGCCGTGTGGCTGTTCGGCAGCGGGTACCTGCACGCGCAGCAGCGGCGCAAGGCCGGCCTGTCGGCCAGGAGCGTGTCGGTGCTGGCCGTCAGGAGCGCGGCGCTGCTGGTGGTGCTGGCGTTCGTGGTCTGGTACCTGGGCCAGACCCGCGGCGTGGGCTGGATGTTCGTCTTCTTCGTGGCGCTCGTGCTGATCATGCACTACCTGCTGTCGCGGACGAAGTGGGGCAGGGCCGTCTACGCCGTGGGCGGCAACGTGGAGGCCGCCCGCCGGGCCGGCATCAACGTCAAGGCCATCTACACCTCGGTGTTCGTGCTCTGCTCCACGTTCGCGGCGGTCGGTGGCATCCTGGCCGCGGCCAGGCTCGCGGCGGCCAACCAGTCCAGCGGCACGGGCGACGTCAACCTCAACGCCATCGCGGCGGCCGTAATCGGCGGGACGAGCCTGTTCGGCGGGCGCGGCACCGCGTTCGGCGCGCTGCTCGGCATCATCGTGATCCAGTCGATCTCCAGCGGCCTGACCCTGCTCAACCTCGACTCCTCGATCAGGTTCGTGGTCACCGGCGCGGTGCTGCTGCTCGCGGTGATCGTCGACTCCGTGTCGCGGCGGTCGAGGACCTCTCACGGCAGGGCCTGA
- a CDS encoding FGGY-family carbohydrate kinase, whose amino-acid sequence MAIICVDAGTTVIKAVGYDAEGAEAFVARRETTVSRPAPGHAEQDMGAVWEAVAATVREVAAQVDRNGDRVDFVAVTAQGDGCWLVDDKGEPTGPAILWNDARAASTVDAWTRSGVAADAFRLNGSSAASGLPHAILTWLRANDPGRLERSSAMLTCGGWIFAKLTGELVADESDASAPFMDLRARAYSPSLLAMFGLEWAERLLPPIRSSHVAELTREAASALGLPAGTPVAMAPYDIAATALGAGSVRAGQACGILGTTLCTEVIVDSADLEGEPIGITIAIPGGYLRAFPTFAGTEVVQWTCRMLGLHGPAELGDLALLSRPGARGLTLLPYLSPAGERAPFSDPLARGSLLGMSFEHGREDVARATLEGLTMVIRDCLAATGAEPTELRVCGGGSNSTVWLQLISDITGLPVRRPADSEVGARGAYLVGLAATGAAPSIAAAASKHVRMRDAVEPSPVRQELYTRLFDDFLTLRGTNAASWPLLAEMRGRR is encoded by the coding sequence ATGGCGATCATCTGCGTGGACGCCGGGACCACGGTCATCAAGGCGGTCGGGTACGACGCCGAGGGCGCGGAGGCGTTCGTCGCCCGGAGGGAGACCACGGTCTCCAGGCCCGCGCCCGGCCATGCCGAGCAGGACATGGGCGCCGTCTGGGAGGCGGTCGCCGCCACCGTGCGGGAGGTGGCCGCACAGGTGGACCGGAATGGCGACAGGGTCGACTTCGTGGCCGTGACGGCGCAGGGCGACGGCTGCTGGCTGGTCGACGACAAGGGCGAGCCGACCGGACCCGCCATCCTGTGGAACGACGCCAGGGCCGCCTCGACCGTGGACGCCTGGACCCGCTCCGGGGTCGCGGCCGACGCCTTCCGCCTGAACGGCTCGTCGGCCGCCTCGGGGCTGCCGCACGCGATCCTGACCTGGCTGCGCGCGAACGATCCCGGACGGCTCGAGCGGTCGAGCGCCATGCTGACCTGCGGCGGCTGGATCTTCGCGAAGCTGACCGGGGAGCTGGTGGCCGACGAGTCCGACGCGTCCGCGCCGTTCATGGACCTGCGGGCGCGTGCGTACTCCCCCTCGCTGCTCGCCATGTTCGGCCTGGAGTGGGCCGAGCGGCTGCTGCCCCCGATCCGCTCCAGTCATGTCGCCGAGCTGACCCGGGAGGCCGCCTCGGCGCTCGGCCTCCCCGCCGGGACGCCGGTCGCGATGGCCCCGTACGACATCGCCGCCACGGCGCTGGGCGCGGGCTCCGTGCGGGCCGGTCAGGCGTGCGGCATCCTCGGCACCACGCTCTGCACCGAGGTCATCGTCGACTCCGCCGATCTTGAGGGCGAGCCGATCGGGATCACGATCGCGATCCCCGGCGGCTACCTGCGGGCCTTCCCCACGTTCGCGGGCACGGAAGTGGTGCAGTGGACGTGCCGCATGCTGGGCCTGCACGGGCCGGCCGAGCTGGGCGACCTCGCGCTGCTGAGCCGGCCGGGCGCGCGCGGGCTGACGCTCCTGCCGTACCTGTCGCCCGCCGGTGAGCGGGCGCCGTTCTCCGACCCGCTGGCGAGGGGCTCCCTGCTGGGCATGTCGTTCGAGCACGGCCGCGAGGACGTGGCGCGGGCGACGCTCGAAGGGCTGACCATGGTCATCCGCGACTGCCTGGCCGCGACCGGCGCCGAGCCGACGGAGCTGCGCGTGTGCGGAGGCGGCTCGAACAGCACCGTCTGGCTCCAGCTGATCTCCGACATCACCGGGCTGCCCGTGCGCCGCCCGGCCGACTCCGAGGTGGGCGCGCGGGGCGCGTACCTGGTGGGGCTGGCCGCGACCGGCGCCGCTCCGTCCATCGCCGCGGCGGCCTCGAAGCACGTACGCATGCGTGACGCGGTCGAGCCCTCCCCCGTCCGCCAGGAGCTGTACACGCGGCTGTTCGACGACTTCCTGACGCTGCGCGGCACGAACGCGGCCTCCTGGCCGCTGCTCGCCGAGATGAGGGGCCGGAGATGA
- a CDS encoding FGGY-family carbohydrate kinase: MSVWIGVDLGTQSVRVMAVTGDGQVVGTASRALTSHRDGPRHEQDPEQWWRELSVAAREALRYVPASEVAGVAVDATSGTILLTDPSGRALTPALMYDDRRADAGRANEVGAAVWERLGYRRMQPNWALPKLLWLLRDAAEGARLAHQSDFVNRRLVGHDVATDLSNALKTGVDLIEERWPLEVMDALGVPSQILPEVVRPGTRLGVVCAEAAQETGIPAGTPVIAGTTDGCAAQLGAGADRVGSWNSVLGTTLVLKGVTKELIHDPLGVVYSHRAPDGSWLPGGASSTGAGVLTRDLPGRDLDALSAQAGARPGPPASVTYPLVSRGERFPFDAPGAEGFTLGSPADDVERYAAILLGAAFVERLCFDYLDLLGAPVDGEIILTGGATRSAYWTQLRADVLGRPVTLRENAEPALGMAVLASGDSSGMIRTRGVVDPSGADLTEAYLRFVTELERRGWLDAAAAEHARERTDR, translated from the coding sequence ATGAGCGTTTGGATCGGCGTCGACCTCGGGACGCAGAGCGTCCGGGTCATGGCCGTGACCGGCGACGGACAGGTGGTCGGGACGGCCAGCCGGGCGCTGACCAGCCACCGCGACGGACCCCGCCACGAGCAGGACCCCGAGCAGTGGTGGCGCGAGCTGTCCGTCGCCGCCCGCGAGGCGCTGCGGTACGTGCCCGCGTCGGAGGTGGCCGGCGTGGCCGTGGACGCGACCTCTGGAACGATCCTGCTCACGGACCCCTCAGGCAGGGCTCTGACGCCCGCGCTGATGTACGACGACCGGCGCGCCGACGCCGGGCGCGCCAACGAGGTGGGCGCGGCCGTCTGGGAGCGGCTGGGCTACCGGCGCATGCAGCCCAACTGGGCGCTGCCGAAGCTCCTCTGGCTGCTCAGGGACGCGGCCGAAGGGGCCCGGCTCGCTCACCAGAGCGATTTCGTCAACCGGCGGCTGGTCGGGCACGACGTGGCCACGGACCTGAGCAACGCGCTGAAGACCGGCGTCGATCTCATCGAGGAGCGCTGGCCCCTCGAGGTGATGGACGCGCTGGGGGTGCCCTCGCAGATCCTCCCCGAGGTCGTACGGCCCGGCACCCGGCTCGGCGTGGTCTGCGCCGAGGCCGCACAGGAGACCGGCATCCCCGCGGGCACGCCCGTGATCGCCGGGACCACCGACGGGTGCGCGGCCCAGCTCGGCGCGGGCGCCGACCGGGTGGGCAGCTGGAACTCGGTGCTGGGCACCACGCTGGTGCTCAAGGGCGTGACAAAAGAGCTGATCCACGACCCGCTCGGCGTCGTCTACTCGCACCGCGCGCCGGACGGCTCGTGGCTGCCCGGGGGCGCGTCGAGCACGGGCGCGGGTGTCCTGACGCGCGACCTGCCCGGCCGCGACCTCGACGCCCTGAGCGCCCAGGCGGGCGCCCGCCCGGGTCCGCCGGCGAGCGTCACGTATCCGCTGGTGTCGCGTGGTGAGCGCTTCCCGTTCGACGCCCCGGGGGCCGAGGGGTTCACCCTCGGGAGCCCGGCCGACGACGTCGAGCGCTACGCGGCGATCCTGCTCGGTGCGGCGTTCGTCGAGCGCCTCTGCTTCGACTACCTCGACCTGCTCGGCGCTCCCGTGGACGGCGAGATCATCCTGACCGGCGGCGCCACCCGCAGCGCGTACTGGACGCAGCTGCGGGCGGACGTCCTGGGACGTCCCGTGACGCTGCGGGAGAACGCCGAGCCCGCCCTGGGCATGGCCGTGCTGGCGTCCGGCGACTCCAGCGGGATGATCAGGACCCGGGGGGTGGTCGACCCGTCGGGAGCCGACCTCACCGAGGCGTACCTGCGCTTCGTCACGGAACTGGAGCGGCGCGGCTGGCTCGACGCGGCCGCCGCCGAACACGCGCGCGAGAGGACCGACCGATGA
- a CDS encoding histidine phosphatase family protein, which yields MTDLVLVRHGETVWHPENRYAGISDIELTPRGHAQAAQLAEWAGQAGLSGVWASTLSRAQITAAAGAAKAGVALQTDARLRELDFGEGEGLTSAEMAARFPEARAAFESDPAEHPLPGGEDPHQAADRFVAALNDIAAAHADGRVLVVAHTTAIRLALCRLIGVPLGEYRRLFPRLDNCALTELRLRAGRRAALLQYNSPIGAVR from the coding sequence ATGACCGACCTCGTCCTCGTCCGCCACGGCGAGACCGTCTGGCACCCCGAGAACCGCTACGCCGGGATCAGCGACATCGAGCTGACCCCGCGCGGCCACGCCCAGGCCGCCCAACTCGCCGAGTGGGCCGGTCAGGCGGGCCTGTCCGGCGTGTGGGCCTCCACGCTCAGCCGGGCCCAGATCACGGCCGCCGCCGGCGCGGCCAAGGCCGGCGTCGCCCTCCAGACCGACGCCCGGCTGCGCGAGCTGGACTTCGGCGAGGGCGAGGGCCTGACCTCCGCCGAGATGGCGGCCCGGTTCCCGGAGGCGCGGGCCGCGTTCGAGTCGGACCCCGCCGAGCACCCGCTGCCCGGCGGCGAGGACCCGCACCAGGCCGCCGACCGGTTCGTCGCCGCGCTGAACGACATCGCCGCCGCCCATGCCGACGGGCGCGTCCTGGTGGTCGCGCACACCACCGCCATCAGGCTCGCCCTGTGCCGCCTGATCGGCGTGCCGCTGGGCGAGTACCGGCGGCTCTTCCCCCGCCTGGACAACTGCGCCCTCACCGAGCTGCGCCTTCGCGCTGGGCGGCGCGCCGCGCTGCTGCAGTACAACTCCCCGATTGGAGCCGTTCGTTGA
- a CDS encoding 2-hydroxyacid dehydrogenase, whose protein sequence is MTIRVLAAGDHFVRNSLLIDALRREVPGEVDVRELTLPWPVEPFGRVGEVDEASDVEDELIEALRGVEVCVTQMAPLTKRVLDASPDLRLFCVSRGGPVNANLEAAKAAGVAVTFAPGRNAVATAEHTLAMLLAATRRIPQTHNDLAGGVWRGDYYMYDNVGPELDGNTVGLVGYGAIGRRVARMLEGFGADVLVYDPYVDVPGKVELDELLRRSHFVSLHARATPETIGMIGAAQIAAMPPGSVLVNCARGALLDYDAVCDALDSGHLFGAAMDVFPEEPIPPGSRLLTTPNLIMTPHLAGASKQTAMNAASIVAADVARYVRGEPLAHVATV, encoded by the coding sequence TTGACCATCCGAGTCCTTGCCGCAGGCGACCACTTCGTCCGTAACAGCCTGCTCATCGACGCGCTCAGGCGCGAGGTCCCCGGCGAGGTTGACGTCCGTGAGCTGACGCTGCCGTGGCCGGTCGAGCCGTTCGGCCGGGTGGGCGAGGTGGACGAGGCGTCGGACGTGGAGGACGAGCTGATCGAGGCGCTGCGCGGCGTCGAGGTCTGCGTGACCCAGATGGCCCCCCTGACCAAGCGCGTCCTGGACGCCTCCCCCGACCTGCGGCTGTTCTGCGTGAGCCGGGGCGGCCCCGTGAACGCCAACCTGGAGGCGGCCAAGGCGGCGGGCGTGGCGGTGACGTTCGCGCCCGGCCGCAACGCGGTGGCCACCGCCGAGCACACCCTGGCCATGCTGCTCGCCGCCACCCGCAGGATCCCCCAGACGCACAACGACCTGGCGGGCGGCGTGTGGCGGGGCGACTACTACATGTACGACAACGTCGGCCCCGAGCTGGACGGCAACACGGTCGGCCTGGTCGGCTACGGCGCCATCGGCCGCCGCGTGGCCCGCATGCTCGAGGGCTTCGGCGCCGACGTGCTGGTCTACGACCCGTACGTGGACGTGCCTGGCAAGGTGGAGCTGGACGAGCTGCTCCGCCGCTCCCACTTCGTCTCCCTGCACGCCCGTGCCACCCCCGAGACCATCGGCATGATCGGCGCGGCGCAGATCGCCGCCATGCCCCCCGGCTCGGTCCTGGTCAACTGCGCCCGGGGCGCGCTGCTCGACTACGACGCCGTGTGCGACGCGCTGGACTCGGGTCACCTGTTCGGCGCCGCGATGGACGTCTTCCCCGAGGAGCCCATCCCGCCCGGCTCCCGCCTGCTCACGACCCCCAACCTGATCATGACTCCGCACCTGGCCGGGGCCAGCAAGCAGACGGCCATGAACGCGGCCTCTATCGTGGCCGCGGACGTGGCCCGCTATGTGCGCGGCGAGCCGCTGGCCCACGTGGCCACCGTCTGA
- a CDS encoding AMP-binding protein, which translates to MKPTASTTGTVIHEVFRQAYERGERPALVDLRGGHVYGYRRLVTEVTRAASGLVRRGARRDQVVGVLVSTAGAQTLAVHTVLAAGGVAAPIDPSLGAGEMAARLRECDARTLITTPDLAETAVRAADESRVRQVISLGAALDTIDFRGLLTLEPTALPVLDAKRQDALLTADGRRLSHADLLTRMTELDLPVRLAEPDVVLTTWLPDGGGDLVALVGLGMSKGALVVAAGGGDVPGTSYDFSVTVVTSPEGTLERIR; encoded by the coding sequence ATGAAGCCCACCGCCTCGACCACCGGCACCGTGATCCACGAGGTGTTCCGCCAGGCCTACGAGCGCGGCGAGCGGCCGGCGCTCGTCGACCTGCGTGGCGGCCACGTCTACGGCTACCGGCGGCTGGTGACCGAGGTGACCAGGGCGGCTTCCGGGCTCGTACGCAGAGGCGCGCGGCGCGACCAGGTGGTGGGCGTGCTCGTCTCGACGGCCGGCGCCCAGACGCTGGCCGTGCACACCGTGCTGGCCGCGGGCGGGGTGGCGGCGCCGATCGACCCCTCGCTCGGCGCCGGCGAGATGGCCGCCCGGCTGCGCGAGTGCGACGCCCGCACCCTGATCACCACTCCCGACCTGGCGGAGACGGCGGTCCGGGCGGCCGACGAGTCCCGGGTGCGGCAGGTCATCTCGCTGGGCGCGGCGCTCGACACGATCGACTTCCGCGGGCTGCTCACGTTGGAGCCCACCGCGCTGCCCGTGCTCGACGCCAAGCGCCAGGACGCGCTGCTGACGGCGGACGGCCGCCGGCTGTCCCACGCCGACCTGCTGACCAGGATGACCGAGCTCGACCTCCCCGTACGCCTGGCCGAGCCCGACGTCGTGCTCACCACCTGGCTGCCCGACGGCGGCGGCGACCTCGTCGCCCTGGTCGGGCTCGGCATGTCCAAGGGCGCGCTGGTGGTCGCCGCGGGCGGCGGCGACGTGCCCGGCACCAGCTACGACTTCAGCGTCACGGTGGTGACGAGCCCCGAGGGCACGCTGGAGCGCATCCGCTGA
- a CDS encoding ATP-binding protein: MLRSADFSNLPAEPNAFVGRESDLDELVHLMRVSRAVTLCGAGGIGKTRLALRLADRIASDHPGGVWLIELADLEKGELRGYVAAALGIVGDLAETIGGRRALLLLDNCEPVIGECAELCRDLLGACPGLTVLATSREPLRVPGETVWRVPPLSVELSVDGEESEAVRLFVARATAARPDFTLTDETRPLVVELCQALDGLPLAIELAAAMVRVVSVGQLVERLDDRFRLLAGGARTAPARHRTLRAAVDWSYRLLTPQERLLLRRTAAFRSSWTLDLAEAVCSGPGLAEEDVLLRLCDLVDKSLVALDGEIAGQARYRLLETVRDYALEQLAESGEEAELRQRHLTALAAMAARFKEAIAPGARTSWPVIERYVNLFDALKAELGSACDWSIANGQPETGLGLLTDIRYLLVGSGRKLDVTERLDRLLALGAPQVRRELRGQATILRGELALAAGDLEPATRCTRAGLDLCRSVKDGYGEAIGLIVLAQLTGQPDTLSRALEHAGQSGDLVLESLAQGTKAQISLHHGRLHEAQRAFEEVLAITEDLDNHVGQAFAHIGLAQVARHSGDSAVAKRHYESGLRLLRHVDARQQIVSCLAGLGKVALDEGDLVEARARLTEALVLSRDAGLRSGIARRLEEWAVLVSAEGDLRRAVLLAAASVALRGRQPDARTEDVLRPARAELGEAVVGMLWAEGTGMTAEQAVACALDGALPERPPTPVISVHQDSRLTAREREIAELIARGLSNRAIADELIISPATAARHVANILSKLGFSTRTQIAAWVIESR; the protein is encoded by the coding sequence ATGCTGCGATCTGCTGACTTCAGCAACCTGCCGGCCGAGCCGAACGCGTTCGTGGGTCGGGAGTCCGACCTCGACGAGCTCGTCCACCTGATGCGCGTGTCGCGGGCCGTGACCCTGTGCGGCGCGGGAGGCATCGGGAAGACCCGGCTGGCCCTGCGGCTGGCCGACAGGATCGCCTCCGACCACCCGGGCGGCGTGTGGCTGATCGAGCTGGCGGACCTGGAGAAGGGCGAGCTGAGAGGTTACGTCGCCGCCGCGCTCGGCATCGTGGGCGACCTGGCCGAGACGATCGGCGGGCGGCGCGCGCTCCTGCTGCTCGACAACTGCGAGCCCGTGATCGGCGAGTGCGCGGAGCTCTGCCGTGACCTGCTCGGCGCCTGCCCAGGGCTCACCGTGCTGGCCACCAGCAGGGAGCCGCTGCGCGTGCCGGGCGAGACGGTGTGGCGGGTGCCGCCCCTGTCGGTGGAACTGTCGGTGGACGGGGAGGAGAGCGAGGCCGTGCGGCTGTTCGTGGCCAGGGCCACCGCCGCCAGGCCCGACTTCACGCTGACCGACGAGACGCGGCCGCTGGTCGTGGAGCTGTGCCAGGCGCTCGACGGCCTGCCGCTGGCGATCGAGCTGGCCGCCGCCATGGTCAGGGTGGTGTCGGTCGGCCAGCTCGTCGAGCGGCTCGACGACCGGTTCAGGCTGCTGGCGGGCGGCGCGCGTACGGCCCCGGCCCGGCACCGTACGCTCAGGGCCGCCGTGGACTGGAGCTACCGGCTGCTCACCCCGCAGGAGCGCCTGCTGCTGCGCCGCACGGCCGCCTTCCGCTCCTCGTGGACGCTCGACCTGGCCGAAGCCGTCTGCTCGGGCCCGGGGCTGGCCGAGGAGGACGTGCTGCTCAGGCTCTGCGACCTGGTGGACAAGTCGCTGGTCGCCCTGGACGGGGAGATCGCCGGTCAGGCCCGTTACCGGCTGCTGGAGACCGTACGCGACTATGCGCTGGAGCAGCTCGCCGAGTCCGGGGAGGAGGCCGAGCTGCGGCAGCGGCACCTGACGGCGCTGGCCGCGATGGCGGCCCGGTTCAAGGAGGCGATCGCGCCGGGCGCGCGCACGTCGTGGCCGGTGATCGAGCGGTACGTCAACCTCTTCGACGCGCTCAAGGCCGAGCTCGGCTCGGCCTGCGACTGGTCGATCGCCAACGGGCAGCCGGAGACCGGGCTCGGCCTGCTGACCGACATCCGCTACCTGCTGGTCGGCAGCGGCAGGAAGCTCGACGTGACAGAGCGGCTCGACCGCCTGCTGGCGCTCGGCGCCCCGCAGGTGCGGCGGGAGCTGCGCGGCCAGGCCACGATCCTGCGCGGCGAGCTGGCGCTGGCGGCGGGCGATCTGGAGCCGGCCACGAGGTGCACACGTGCGGGCCTCGACCTGTGCAGATCGGTCAAGGACGGGTACGGCGAGGCCATCGGCCTGATCGTGCTGGCCCAGCTCACCGGCCAGCCCGACACCCTGTCCCGCGCTCTGGAGCATGCCGGGCAGTCGGGCGACCTGGTCCTGGAGTCACTGGCCCAGGGCACCAAGGCACAGATCAGCCTGCACCACGGCCGACTGCACGAGGCCCAGCGCGCGTTCGAGGAGGTCCTGGCGATCACCGAGGACCTCGACAACCACGTCGGCCAGGCCTTCGCCCACATCGGGCTCGCCCAGGTGGCCAGGCATTCCGGCGACTCCGCGGTGGCCAAGCGGCACTACGAGTCGGGGCTGCGGCTGCTGCGGCACGTGGACGCCAGGCAGCAGATCGTGAGCTGCCTGGCCGGGCTCGGCAAGGTGGCGCTCGACGAGGGCGACCTGGTGGAGGCCAGGGCCAGGCTCACCGAGGCGCTGGTGCTCAGCCGCGACGCGGGGCTGCGTTCCGGCATCGCCAGGCGGCTGGAGGAATGGGCGGTCCTGGTCAGCGCCGAGGGCGACCTCCGGCGCGCGGTCCTGCTGGCCGCCGCCTCGGTGGCGCTGCGCGGCCGGCAGCCGGACGCGCGTACCGAGGACGTGCTGCGCCCTGCGCGGGCGGAGCTCGGCGAGGCCGTGGTCGGCATGCTGTGGGCCGAGGGCACGGGCATGACCGCCGAGCAGGCCGTGGCGTGCGCCCTCGACGGAGCGCTGCCCGAGCGGCCCCCCACGCCCGTCATATCGGTCCACCAGGACAGCCGGCTCACGGCAAGGGAACGCGAGATCGCCGAGCTGATCGCCAGAGGGCTCAGCAATCGGGCCATAGCCGACGAACTCATCATCAGCCCCGCGACAGCCGCCCGCCACGTGGCCAACATCCTGTCCAAGCTGGGCTTCTCCACACGTACACAGATCGCCGCATGGGTCATCGAGAGCCGCTGA
- a CDS encoding penicillin-binding transpeptidase domain-containing protein: MAGSRAERINEPLRRVARCCSAMLFLVLAHITLIQAFGSRVLNSDRRNERPLIARFDHPRGDILTYDGTPIATSRPTGAGPYLYRRSYRDGELYAAVTGHMSLYRSTGIEQARDGVLSGEDAKVKVRSLVRDGVVEGADVRLTIRDRVQRAAYEGLKATGLPGAVVAIDPATGAILALATYPTYDPNALTTFDPARLSETARRLGEDPSHPLLNRALNRLYPPGSTFKLVTAAAALASGEYTPYALVDAPVRLRLPGTSTVLENAGGGGCGEARPTLTYAFQVSCNTAFANIGLQLGQDLLRDQAEAFGFNAPSLSVPLAADASRYPLGMDRSQTALSAIGHHDSRVTPLMVAMLSAAVANDGVLMRPYLVEEVRLPDGSVVDRAAPAVYRRAVSPAVAKDLVAMMTMAPHAGASRGSGVGAPGFPASKAVPGTDDHAVITAFAPANAPEVAVGVVLEHPGSRADAVTTIVQDVIEAAME; this comes from the coding sequence ATGGCCGGATCGAGGGCGGAGCGGATCAACGAGCCGCTCCGTCGCGTCGCCAGGTGCTGCTCGGCGATGCTGTTCCTCGTGCTGGCGCACATAACGCTCATCCAGGCGTTCGGCTCGCGCGTGCTCAACTCCGACCGCAGGAACGAGCGGCCGCTGATCGCCAGGTTCGACCATCCGCGCGGCGACATCCTCACCTATGACGGCACGCCGATCGCCACGAGCCGCCCGACCGGCGCCGGCCCGTACCTCTACCGGAGGTCCTACCGGGACGGCGAGCTGTACGCCGCGGTCACCGGGCACATGTCGCTCTACCGCTCCACCGGGATCGAGCAGGCGCGCGACGGCGTGCTGTCCGGGGAGGACGCCAAGGTCAAGGTGCGGTCGCTGGTCAGGGACGGTGTCGTGGAGGGGGCGGACGTCCGGCTGACGATCAGGGACCGGGTGCAGCGGGCCGCGTACGAGGGGCTCAAGGCGACGGGGCTGCCGGGGGCGGTGGTGGCCATCGACCCGGCGACCGGGGCGATCCTGGCACTGGCCACCTATCCGACGTACGACCCGAACGCCCTCACCACCTTCGACCCGGCGCGGCTCTCCGAGACCGCGCGCCGGCTCGGGGAGGATCCGTCGCACCCCCTGCTCAACCGGGCGCTGAACCGGCTCTATCCGCCCGGGTCCACGTTCAAGCTGGTCACGGCCGCGGCGGCGCTGGCCTCCGGCGAGTACACCCCGTATGCGCTGGTGGACGCCCCCGTCCGGCTGCGGCTCCCCGGGACCTCGACGGTCCTGGAGAACGCCGGTGGCGGCGGGTGCGGGGAGGCCCGGCCGACGCTGACGTACGCGTTCCAGGTGTCCTGCAACACCGCGTTCGCCAACATCGGGCTCCAGCTCGGGCAGGACCTGCTCAGGGATCAGGCCGAGGCGTTCGGGTTCAACGCGCCGAGCCTGAGCGTCCCGCTGGCGGCGGACGCGAGCCGGTATCCGCTCGGCATGGACAGGTCGCAGACCGCCCTGTCGGCGATCGGGCACCACGACAGCCGGGTGACGCCGCTGATGGTCGCCATGCTGTCGGCGGCCGTGGCCAACGACGGGGTGCTGATGCGGCCGTACCTGGTGGAGGAGGTACGGCTGCCGGACGGCTCGGTCGTCGACCGTGCCGCCCCCGCGGTCTACCGGCGGGCCGTGTCGCCCGCGGTGGCGAAGGACCTGGTGGCCATGATGACGATGGCGCCGCACGCCGGGGCGTCCAGGGGGTCCGGAGTGGGAGCGCCAGGATTTCCCGCCTCGAAGGCCGTCCCGGGGACGGACGACCACGCGGTCATCACCGCCTTCGCACCCGCGAACGCGCCCGAGGTGGCGGTTGGGGTGGTGCTGGAGCATCCGGGGTCGCGGGCCGACGCGGTGACCACGATCGTCCAGGATGTCATCGAGGCCGCAATGGAGTGA
- a CDS encoding MerR family transcriptional regulator, with protein sequence MSVYTPAEVVEETGFSLDTLRYYEKIGLLERVGRNAAGQRRFSQEDVGWLGTLRCLRDTGMPIRQMQRFAELVRAGDHTIPDRIKLLEEHDRQVRAQIDNLTERQNYIHNKISYYRSIL encoded by the coding sequence ATGAGTGTCTACACACCTGCGGAAGTGGTCGAGGAGACCGGCTTCAGCCTCGACACCCTGCGTTACTACGAGAAGATCGGCCTGCTGGAGCGCGTCGGCCGCAACGCGGCCGGGCAACGCAGGTTCAGCCAGGAGGACGTCGGCTGGCTCGGCACACTCCGGTGCCTGCGTGACACGGGCATGCCCATCCGCCAGATGCAGCGCTTCGCCGAGCTCGTACGCGCGGGAGACCACACGATCCCCGACCGGATCAAGCTCCTGGAGGAGCACGACCGGCAGGTCCGGGCGCAGATCGACAACCTCACCGAGCGGCAGAACTACATCCACAACAAGATCTCCTACTACCGCAGCATCCTCTAG